The window AGGCTCCCTTGTGTGCGGAAGGGGCCGGGGGGGGAGCTTGGGTGCGGGAGGGTTAGCGTGGGTGCCGGGATTGAGCCAGCTCGGGGCTGCCGCTTGCTGCTCTAATGCTTGCGACGCGTCTTACTCGGAAGAACTCGTTTTAGAAGGTTTACGCCTCTGAGTTCTGGAGTACACTTTCTCCAGGATTCTCATCGCGGTCGCAGTTACCTTTTTCCGCTGAAACTGACCTTGACTGTGCTAGCTTGGCTTAAGCATCTTTGGGTGGTGGCCGGCGTTCTGCAGACCGGCCGGCTGGACTGGGCTGCTCACACAGCAGGGTCTGGCGGAGGAGGGAGTCTGGAGGGCGAGGCCCTGCCTTGCTCCTCTGGGTCCCCGTCTTGGACCGCTCGCCTCGGCTTTTGCCCAGGGCCCTCATTCATGGATGTACACGGTACCTTCCTTCTGGAACTTGAGTCATTTGTCTTCCTGCTGCTCAGGGTTGGTTCTCATGTCTTAAGACCCTGCTTTAGAGTCAGAGTGACCGCAGACCCCAGCACCCCATTCTTCCTGGAGCTcatcctgcctctcctgcccccatAGCTACCAAGAGACTCGACCTTCCAGAATGTTTGGGCTTGAAGTTAACATTAAAGTGAAGTTATttgaaagacaagagaaaaaaagaccctCATCATTTCCAAGGACTTAATTACggtgccttttcctttctttttacacCCTCCTGTCCCCCAGGGTAAATTTTTCAGCATTAAATAAAGCATTTCAAATATACTGTATGTGGCTTTAGTTGTAAAGTACATTGCATGCTGGCAGAAAGCGCTGTTAGCTAAGCCCAGGACTTCTCTGTGGACAGAAGGGAGAAAACCAGTGAGCAGCAGTACTACTCACGAGGCCACCTCTGcatcatccccccaccccacgagGCCACCTCTGCAtcgtcccaccccccccccccccccactcccgcccgCAGGGTAACTATGGTTGGCAGAGGGCAGTGCCGTCTACCACGGAGCAGTGATGGAGACAGTGCTTCGTGTCGACGGGAGTCTTAGCCAGTGATTCTCACCTGAAGCTCCTGGCCCAGCAGCATCTGTCCTGGGAAGCTGCTGGAATTGCGGAGCCTTGGGTCCCGCCCAGCCCTGGAGATTTGGAAACTGTAGGGCTGGGGCCCTTCGAGCAGGTTTTTTTTGAGTCTTCCAAGTGCCTGGGATGCAAGCTGTTAGCTACTCTGCTGTTGGCATTCATCGGATGTTCTACATCCGGTTCTTGGTTTGGTGAGGTTGCCAGACTTAAGCTTAAGAAGCAAAAGATCCCTGTCAATGTGTGGCCTAGGCCAAGGGCTATCAAATGACAAATGTGCTTAAGCAAGTTTTTAGTGTATGTATCTTTTGGAGAGTAAGAAGAATTTATTTAGGCTTGACTGTTTTAAAACACAGTGAATGCCTAACTTACGCTAAAGCACTAACACGACAACGTGTTATGAGAAAAAGTGACTTTATCATGGGTTGCCTCTTACCCCGTCACCTCCAGCTATTACGGTCACGCTAGTCCTTACTGCTCCTGCTGGCTCAGAGTCCTTGAGTTTCCATACGTAATGCTCCTGAAAAATCAGCCCCCATAATCCCATGGAATtggtttgttttcaaaatttaaacaGACTTTGAGCCAAGAAAGTTAGAGAATAATCCAGTTATCCAAAAGAATGTTTTCCGGATGGCCGGCATCCCAGGAATGTGTCAAAGCCCGAACTCTACAATCTTTATCACCTTTTCCATATTCACAAGTTGGGACCAAAGTGGTGTCCCTGCTCCAAGCGTCAGTGCTCCTCAAGCTGCAGGTGGGAGCCAGCTTACGGAGTCAGGATGGGGACGGCGTGGGACAGGCTTTAGCTCAGCACTCGTGTCAGACCAGTGTTCCCTCCAAAGTGTGAACTCTGCTTTGTTAGGCGGCCCTCTTTCCCTGGGGGTGGCGGTTCACCCATGAGGCGCGTCCAGCCCGGAGCCAGGCCGCGAAGGCTCCTCGTGAGCAGACCGCGCCGGCTCGATGGTCTGCACGGAACGCATCCGGCCTGCAGTTCCGCAAGCCCCAGGAGAACGCAGTTACCGATCTGATTTCCAGTGTAAACAGGCACGCAATTAAGTGTGTCCCCATTGGCGGCGACACTGGTGAGACGCAGTCCAGCCGTCCACCTCTCGGCCTCAGCTCTCAGCAGTGGCAGCTCCAGCTCCAGTCGACAAGGGAGGGGGCTGCACCCGTTTGCAGAAATTCGTTTGAGAGTCACTTAGGCCGCTTTGGTTTTACAGAGGAGTTCCAGGAAGGTGACCCGAGATGTTCCCAGCTACACAGACTAAAGGGCAGAGCTGTGACCCCAGCTGGGTTTTCTCCGCGCACTACACTGACTGCAGTTCTGGGGCAAGTTTTTGACCAAGTAATTTAAGAGTgcttaaaggaaaagagaatgttttGAAGTGGtataaattaaagttttaattatgGGAATATTACCTACATCTTTCAAAATTACAAGCAAGATAAATTGCCCCACCTTTATATGCAGTAAATGAATGTAACAGTGTTGACCTGACTCCTACAAATAGCTCCTGGAAGCAAAGGCAGTGGAAGGTTGGATTCTCTCTGGTTTGTAACGTCACTCGCTCCACTTTTCTCTCCAGGCGAATGAGGAATGGAGGGGAGGTGTTCTGCTGCAGCTCCTGTGTGTCTGCGGTCCCCTTCCCGGTCCCCTTCCCAGGTCTGTGGGTGGAGACATCTGCCCCCAGCAGAGGCCCAGTTACATGCCAGCCTGTGGCTGCACCAGAGGGAAGCTGACCTGTGTGCGGACGTGGGCCAAGTACACGGCCTTGGGATTTGAGCAGAGAATGGGAAGACTAAGTCACACTTAGTAGGTGGATCCCCTCCACCAAAGTACACAAAACAGTTATcagaaagtaggaaaataaaacatattaggGCTTTAATcctcttaaataaaatttaaaaattaaacattaacatttcAAATATACCAAGGATGCAGCTGTCAGATTCTGAGAAAGTCCACCTTACTAGGGAAAATAACCTCCAGGCCATCAGTAACTAGCTAATATAGATCTGGACATTTCTACAAATAGATGAAAGAAACAGGGCAAAAGTGACCGATTTTGTCAAATTCAGTTACCGGCAAAATAAGGCGGGGAGGGCTGTTCAGGTGCTCGTGCTCACTTCCCGTCTCCGGAGAAAAGCCGGAGGCCGCTCAGGGCAGCTAGACGGTAACCGACTGTAAACGAGCCCACGTACTCCAGCAAGGGCATCGTGGAACCGTTCCGAGCAGGAACGTGCGTAAACCCTCGCCTTCCCTTCACTGGATGGAGGCAGCGGGCTGAGCACAGGGGGCAGCGTGCGCCACAGGGCAGCCGGGTGGCCAGCGTGGTTCCTGAAGACACGTACTTGGCTTACGACACGTGGACATCGCCAGGCCGTGAGCAGATCGAGCTCGTGTCATCCGTGACACTAGGCTCCCGTAGCGGCCGCTGGCCTGTTCCGTAAGCATGTGGGGCTATTAAAGGTGtattaaaaatcaatgaacagacTCCCGAATTAGAGGTCATTCGCACATCCGTGCAACCGGCTGAATTCTCTGTTTAGCCGCCGGTTACTACAGTTTTCCAACAAGATTTGGGAAAGGGTCAAAAGTAGGGAAGAGATGAGCCAACCTTTCAGGAGTTACGGCAAACGATCTCACAGGACCCAGGGCAGCCCTGCGGCGGCCGCTACGCCGCCTTCACCACCCCCACCAGGGCGGGCCGCAGGGTGCGCCCGTGTAGCTTGTAACCCACTTTGCTGACCAGCGCCACCGTGCCcggctccttcccctccaccgGCGTGTGGAACAAGGCCTCGTGCTCATAGGGGTCAAACTTGGCCCCCACGGGGTCCAGCCGGAGCAGGCCGTGCTTCGTGAACACCTTCTGGATCTGGAGCTCCGTCATCACAAGCCCCTCGTACAGGTTCTTCAGGTGCGGGTTGTCGTCTTTAACCTCCTCCTTCGGGACACTCTGCGTCGCCTTCTCCAAGATGTCTGCGACCTCCAGCAGGTCCTTACAGAAGCCCTGGATACCTAGATGAGGTGGAAAGACCTCGTCATCTGCATTCCCCGCCCACTGCTGCACAAGCTATTGAACTGTAGCCTTGCAAACCGTTCACCTGTCCTCAAATGTTCGTGGTatgtttagggggaaaaaaaaccccaccccacaaaaaccaaaaaccttttCTGGGTTCGGACCAGAGCTAACCGGGCACGAAGGCAAACAGCTAACGACATgcagaaccgccccccccccccccccccccccagtgctgCCCGGGCTGAGAAACCCCGCGCTCGCACACATCACCCCGCGGACGTCACCGCTACTGCCCGCAAACCGCAGGCCGAGTGGGGCGGGGGCGGCTGCGCTGGGTCAGTCTCCCAGACGCACCCGGGCCTTAACCTCACGTCACCTAACAGAAAAAACAACACAGGAGGAAAGGCACGCAAAATCCGAGGCGGTGTATCCCAGCGGGGGCTGTGCGGTTTCAGGACGACGTGTCAGATGCTGAGCGAAGCTGGGGGTGAGCGGAGCGCTCGAATGGGGACCTCCCACCCCCACGGCTCTGACGGGGCACGACGCGGCATCCCGTGCCTGGCTCTGCAGGAGGCAGCACCTGTGTATGACTTCCTGTCACTTTCCCTCCTGCTTTGAAATGgaatttaggggcgcccgggtggctctgtcggttaggcgtcctgactcttgattttagctcagggtttggtctcacggtttgtgagattgagcgcCGCAtcggggctgtgctgacagtcaagagcctgcttagaatcctctctcccccttgctctctgcccctcccaccccctcgtGTACGCATTCGCTCTCAAACtcttaataaataagtaaaatggaatttaaaaattcctaccTAATAAAAACACGTGCGTCTATCGTGGATTAAGCTTGTGCCCTTCTTGGGGAACTGCCTGCCCTCACGGACTGGACGGTCTGAGAGACCGGCACCAGGTAATCCCACAGGTGACAAGTACAATTACAGGCCACACCCCCACGGAGGAGCGTTCCAGGGCCCTGAGGAAAGATCCCACTAAGGGGCCACATTTAGACTGGAGAGTCAGGGGAGAGGTCTGTGAGCCAAGGCCTGAAGTTATCCAAACATCTGAGGACTGAAGAGCGGCCACTCTACAGGGAAGAGGCGGGCCCAGAGTAGAGGAAGGTTCCAGATGGGTTAGCAGAATGGGTGGACATGTGTCCCAGCTGCACAGGCCCGCTTCGGTCTCAGCTGCAGACCACCCCAGTAAGGCAAACATCTCAAAAAAGAGAATCAAATGAATGTTGTGGTTTCTCAGAGCAAATCAAATTATGTTTATGCTGTAATCCATAAGTGTAAAATAGCATTATGTATAAAAAAACAGCAtaccttaaataatttttccccaaaACCGCTAACCATCATTTGAGCTTTTGGCGGGTTGTAACCATAGGCCATAACAAACGTAACAATAAAAAGGTGGAAAcgttgtgagaattaccaaatgtGGCACAGAGACGTGAAGTGGGcagatgctgttggaaaaatgactTGCTCAACATAGggctgccacaaaccttcaatctgtAAAAAACTGCATTATCTGCAAGGCGTAGTAAAGCGAGGTATGCCTGTGTTTTAAAGTCCCTTTGGCCCGGACCAGGGCGCAGGCGGCAGAGGGAAGCGGACGGATGAGAGACCAGCCGTTCACCACTCATGGGACGGGATGCGCGTGGGGACAAGGGACAGGAAAGGGTAACTTCAGATTACTGATCTAAATAATAAGCACTAGGATGGATAACAGAATCACCtactaaaatgagaaagaaaagcacagatagaggaaaaattaaaatacctgtGAGACATCCAGGTAAAGACGGGGAGCACACACAGGACACACAGGAGTAGAACTCAGAAGAAATGTGTGAGCCACAAAGAACCTGTGCGTGATGCCTTTCAGACCCACTGGAGGGCGAGTCTCCTGGGGAGCACGACG is drawn from Panthera leo isolate Ple1 chromosome B1, P.leo_Ple1_pat1.1, whole genome shotgun sequence and contains these coding sequences:
- the GRPEL1 gene encoding grpE protein homolog 1, mitochondrial isoform X2 produces the protein MKQKNSGQNLEEDVGQNEQKTDTPSTEKILLDEKAKLEEQLKETVEKYKRALADTENLRQRSQKLVEEAKLYGIQGFCKDLLEVADILEKATQSVPKEEVKDDNPHLKNLYEGLVMTELQIQKVFTKHGLLRLDPVGAKFDPYEHEALFHTPVEGKEPGTVALVSKVGYKLHGRTLRPALVGVVKAA
- the GRPEL1 gene encoding grpE protein homolog 1, mitochondrial isoform X1; the protein is MAARCVRVARRSLPALALSLRSSPRLLCTAMKQKNSGQNLEEDVGQNEQKTDTPSTEKILLDEKAKLEEQLKETVEKYKRALADTENLRQRSQKLVEEAKLYGIQGFCKDLLEVADILEKATQSVPKEEVKDDNPHLKNLYEGLVMTELQIQKVFTKHGLLRLDPVGAKFDPYEHEALFHTPVEGKEPGTVALVSKVGYKLHGRTLRPALVGVVKAA